ccatcaaccaggtatcaaccaggtatcatacagggtcatgtgatcagtagcctgcactggcaaactttgggtgcattatgagaatATTCTCAACGATACAAGAGCTAATAAAGTGATTCCAAAGCTCcaagtacctcatgccaactggtctgaaaggtctaataactgggcattcggtgatgtagggtgcacgggaggcatctcccgtcacgcagggtgcagtcgcacctccacagatctccagtatcagctcttgatactggtaagggctcaaaagggccaccacttacgggctattcatgcccgtgccacctcttgggtggcttaatctttatcaatcaatcaatcgatgtAGTGTGGGGAGATCATGCCGAAGTTCCTGCATATTTTCCAACAGACCGCGGAAAACTCTACGGAATCCACACATCATGTATGAGTTGTGAAGGTGGAAGCATAGAGCCACAATGGTTTAAATACAGAGTGCCAGTGTGTTGAGTGCCAGTGTGTTGAGTGCCAGTGTGTTGAGTGCCAGTGTGTTGAGTGCCAGTGTGTTGAGTGCCAGTGTGTTGAGTGCCAGTGTGTTGAGTGCCAGTGTGTTGAGTGCCAGTGTGTTGAGTGCCAGTGTGTTGAGTGCCAGTGTGTTGAGTGCCAGTGTGTTGAGTGCCAGTGTGTTGAGTGCCAGTGTGTTGGGTGCCAGTGTGTTGAGTGCCAGTGTGTTGAGTGCCAGTGTGTTGAGTGCCAGTGTGTTGAATGCCAGTGTGTTGAGTGCCAGTGTATTGAGTGCCAGTGTGTTGAGTGCCAGTGTGTTGAATGCCAGTGTGTTGAGTGCCAGTGTATTGAGTGCCAGTGTGTTGAGTGCCAGTGTGTTGAATGCCAGTGTGTTGAGTGCCAGTGTATTGAGTGCCAGTGTATTGAGTGCCAGTGTATTGAGTGCCAGTGTGTTGAATGCAATAGATTCTCAGCTATATAACAGATCCCCAGGTATTCGATTTATTCCCAAGGATTTCCTTTTTACCAGAAGAGGAGCCCTCCCTACAATACAAGAGGAGCCCTCCCTACAATACAAGAGGAACCCTCCCTACAATACAAGAGGAGCCCTCCCTACAATACAAGAGGAGCCCTCCCTACAATACAAGAGGAGCCCTCCCTACAATACAAGAGGAGCCCTCCCTACAATACAAGAGGAGCCCTCCCTACAATACAACAGGAGCCCTCCCTACAATACAACAGGAGCCCTCTCTACAATACAAGAGGAGCCCTCCCTACAATACAACAGGAGCCCTCTCTACAATACAAGAGGAGCCCTCCCTACAATACAAGAGGAGCCCTCCCTACAATACAAGAGGAGCCCTCCCTACAATACAACAGGAGCCCTCTCTACAATACAAGAGGAGCCCTCCCTACAATACAAGAGGAGCCCTCCCTACAATACAACAGGAGCCCTCCCTACAATACAACAGGAGCCCTCCCTACAATACAACAGGAGCCCTCCCTACAATACAACAGGAGCCCTCCCTACAATACAACAGGAGCCCTCCCTACAATACAACAGGAGCCCTCCCTACAATACAAGAGGAGCCCTCCCTACAATACAACAGGAGCCCTCCCTACAATACAAGAGGAGCCCTCCCTACAATACAACAGGAGCCCTCCCTACAATACAACAGGAGCCCTCCCTACAATACAACAGGAGCCCTCCCTACAATACAACAGGAGCCCTCTCTACAATACAACAGGAGCCCTCCCTACAAAACAGGAAGAGGAGCTCCCCCTCTCTACCAAACGTCAAGTCATCTGGAAGCACTCTATTATCCTCTTACATTGTATTACTACAACACCTGTCctcgtgtgtaattacctacacacacacacacacacacacacacacacacacacacacacacacacacacacacacacacacacacacacacacacacctgtattatTGCACGGGAAACAGGTGCACAAGCACGGCCGGTGTGCACAAACACCACAAAAGTAGTTTCACATTCAACAGGATCTGGTAAATTTCACAGGGAAACGGGGCCATATGCCATGGCGTGGGTACTTAATGTATCGAACATGTCCCAGTACGCAGTGAAGACGTCTGATGGCACTGTAGAGGGCCACTGTGCGTGGGGGGCACTGTAGAGGCACTGTAGAGGCATTGTAGAGGCACTGTAGTCTGACCTACGGTCCTGAGGCTTCACTTGAAAAGGAAATACCATAGGAGGGGAGAGCGGCAGGGAAGCATCACCGGCGTTGAAAATCCATAGCAGAGTGTGATAGTGTAGTGGACCTTACCTGCTGCcacagcaccacctgctgcctgctccagcaccacctgctgcctgctccagcaccacctgctgctgtAGAAGGAGCAGGCAGCTCCTCGTAGAGCATGTGGAAGAAATACCTGGCTGACCTGCAATTAAGAAGTCAGGTGAAGAAGTGAGATGCTTCGGTAATACAGAGATGATTAAGATGCACCGGATATCTGTATCTTTAAGATAGATAGTTTATCTGTGTGTGTCCAGCGTTCGACACCAGACGCTTGGGGCGAGCCCTTgttaaactttgcagggtgagtgGTGGGTGGGAGGGGACTGTCATAGGCCAGTCGAGGTTGGCCCTATTTGTATTCCTGTGTTTCGTAATTATTAAACGGAGGTGGAACCCCATTGCTTAGGCTCTGTCGATTGGATTATGTTTTAGGCATAATTTGATGTGGGTATTCATTTACCTTTTACGTTATGTATTAATACACATGTATACCATGtatttacaatatgtatatatttagAAAATTATAGGTTAAGTCCAGAACCTTAACATCGCTTCATGATTTAACACTCATAACAAAATAATTTATGAAAAATAAAATGCAAATATTGATGGAAAAGTACTGTAACAAAACCGTTTTTCATGTACCGAGAACCATGTCATATGTGGATGAACATCTAGGTAGGCgaggaggagtcacaataacgtggctgatgttgaccagaccacacactagaaggtgaagggacgacgacgtttcagtccgtcctggaccattctcaatcgacttgagaatggtccaggacggaccgaaacgtcgtcgtcccttcaacttctagtgtgtggtctggtcaacgaacaTCTAGGTACATATAGACACTCCAGAAGGTTCAGGTATGTACCTTACGGCCAGGTACATATGAAGGTCCATATGTACCTGGCCATAAGGTGTAAGGTCTTCCCTAACACCTGTGGCTGGTGTTAAGGGGCGCTGGTTTACCCTACCAACACCGCAGGTCCCCATTAGCGGCAGAATGAACATGGAGGACCTAAGAACATGAACGACTAAGGTTCAATAAGGCCTGTGAACAACTGTTCAAAAGAGTAAACCCCAGTGTGAGCTGAGGATTAACTTGCTATTATTAAACATATGTCCAGAGTTTACACATATGACTAGGGTAAGTTTGCACATATATGAAGATCGTGATTGGATTTCTGTGGTGTGGATGTCCGGAGTggatgggtgggggggaggggactgCGAGTGTGGAATAGTAGCGCCTCTGCCAGATCTTTTATGTTCTGCTATTTCGGAGCAGAAGGAGTAGgcagatcacccccccccccttccttcttcaGATCAATGACCTGGTCTATTGACTTCATCTTGATGTTGATTGGCTCTCACTTAAGTATCATTTCTCAAACTGCTACTTAAAGATGGTCCGCGCAGCACTGGTTTTGCTTCTTGAACGGACACGTTCTATCTCCGTTCTTTGCAGAGAAGGAAAGGTGCCAAAGAAAAGGTACCTTTCCTGCATTACGTTCTCATATTCCAGTTATTTGTTAGCACATTTGTTTCAGGCCCGTCATCTCACTCCACCTGTTCCAGGTTTTTATTCCTTAAAGTTTTGTTAGTGATTGATTTCTGGTAAGTGTAGCAAAGCATGCTTTAAAACTCTACATTTTTCAGTCCTGTTTATATATACGCTATCTATATATAAATAGTTTATATATACTGCATACAGCAtggaacagaggtcccaggagagagccttgaggcactccactaaaaaCGATTTTCCAATCGAACTGAACAATATTTCTGCTAACTTTATGTTTTCTTTTAAAATAACCATGGAATATGTAAGATTAGCTTCCCTCCCTATACCACTTGCCTCTGGTTCTCAATATATATTTTGCCAGGCTCTGTATTGCAATCCCTTCCAGTGTCAACCTGTCAACTGCTTGCAATATGTTAAGAGGCATTTTGTAATTATTTTCTATCACAGacgttgctatacagttagaaggGTAACGAGCATAGatatattttcttctgtcctccatagacaccGTTAGAGATCTGCTATAAATATAGttgagtgatttattgaacaatcaaccacagaagatggttgtagtgcttttaaaatgttaatcgAACTTGCTTACATAGAtccatggagagagagagagagagagagagagagagagagagagagagagagagagagaggggagggagagagagagagagaggggagggagagagagggagagaggtgggaagggagggagaggggtgggaagggagggagagagagagagagaggcacctaTCCCGCATGCAGTAGTTGAGGTGAGAGAGGTGCAGGTGCCAGAGAAGATGTAcagtgtggtggcaggtggtagAGGAGTCGGAGGAGAGGTGGGAGCGGGTACCGTGGGAGCTGGGAGAGTGGCAGGCCTGGGAGGGAGGGCACCGTGGGAGCTGGGAGAGTGGCAGGCCTGGGAGGGAGGGCACCGTGGGAGCTGGGAGAGTTGCAGGCCTGGGAGGGAGGGCACCGTGGGAGCTGggagagtggctggctggtgtgtgtgtgtgtgtaacctcgCCTTTAACGCCAAGGAAGGTCAAAGGTCGCCCCGCTTAGCAACCACCGCCACCTACCTGACCACCACATACTTAAACACGTTGCAGACTAATAATTATATCCTTGATGAAAACACTTTGTCTAATTAACCGGCCAATCCGGTTGAGGtaaaccaagggggggggggcgttatcCGGACTGGTTGTCGCTGGGGACACCTGTATTCCGGTCTGTGGGAGCTCTCACTCACCGGAGCGCTCCTCCCCTGGGCGAGGCATCTTCAGGAATCCATTAACGTAAAGAATGTTTCGAACTTCACATGTCTACTAAGGTCAATGACTTCCTgagatggggccagattcacgaagcagttacgcaagtacttacgaacgtgtacatctttcctcaatccttgacggctttggttacatttattaaacagtttacaagcatgaaaacttgctaatcaactgttgttattgttataaacagcctcctggtgcttcgcagctcattaactgtttaataattgtaaacaaagccgccaaagattgagaaaagatgtacaggttcgtaagtgctggtgtaaatgcttcgtgaatctggctccaggtcacCAGGTACACGTCTCTTAAGTCCGCTACCTACAGTTGACGACGGGATGTTGACCTTCTAATTTTTACCAATAGGTCCCATTGCCGGAGAGAGGAAGCCTGTGCTTGGGCTTCACCCTATGTCAACTACTGACCCTGATcacgatacacacacacacactcacaacagttAACTAACTCCTACGGCGTCTACAAGGTGGACAGttgcatgaggtgaaaggaaacaagCGCGGATTCGATCCCTTGATAGTTTAAATTTACTATTTGGAAGATTCTCATTGATCCCTTtttttctctcttcctccccctcccccccctcccacccccttccccttttCTCAGAAAATGGATCAATCTGAACCACTGAAACACCTGTGTATTATCACTAAAACTCTATGGAAATCACaccaaatatttcacacttgactctGTGAACATTCAATGGGGGATCTTTatagtctgggatgctctcggacgtaggttcgaatcctcgtcacggcccttgtggatttgttcatttgatgcatcatgctattgtgatttctgtgtgtaatgatcttTATAGTTGCTATTATTTCGTAATAATCTAAATTATAGAAGGTCTAAGCTATATGAAATCAATAATTTAACATATTTATGTCTGTCCAATATCCTATATCTTCTGCAGCTCTGGATAGGCAAATTTCTTTTTTGTTGGTccgatttgtgtgtgtatatagttttCTGTCtaattatttgttttgttttgtgtctAATTATCTATATAGTTATATAGACAGGAAATTACAAactaaaataatccaaacatctgtTTGAGTATGTTTGCTACTCTGGTCGAAGAGATTGGAGAGATTAGGATATGGGGTATGGGAATGCCAGAGGCCAGATAGGGGTCGGCCTCAGTGACACATTTCAAGAAATATCGGCACCTGTAGCGAACCCTTCTGTGATTTTTACGAGGTTATTTCTGAAATCGGCGGTAGATCTTTCGTAGAGATGAGCAGTTTTTCCAGTGCTTCGTAATATATAGATTGaattttctgagagagagagagagagagagagagagagagagagagagagagagagaggtgagaataTGAATCATTCTTTGTACTCTTCTGGAGTATAGAGGAAGTACTCAACCACTTAGACTGCTAGGCAGAGCGACTGGAGTATGACTCCCTTCGGTCAAAGcgattgggcatcattccttcccaccgtcctaTCCCGGCACCTTGTCCATATTCCCCTTCCATGTGCCATATAGACATACTGACTCGTAACCTCTTTCCCATGCTTTCCGGGGGCCCTCGGCAGATGTGGGCCCTCGGCAGATGTGGGCCCTCGGCAGATGTGGGCCCTCGGCAGATGTGGGCCCTCGGCAGATGTGGGCCCTCGAAACAGTAGTCTCAACTAATTTGAGGAAGATAGGTACATATAGACGCAGTTGCGTCTTATCTTGCGTCATGATGACATTCGAGGAATAATTTTGCGTTTAAACCACTGAGGATAACTCTTGCGTCcctctcccaaccacttgggctggacggtagcgcgacggtcttgcttcatgcagtttGGCATTCgatccccgaccttccaagtggttggggcaccattcctttccccccgtcccatcccaaatccttatcctgaccctttcccagtgctctatagtcgtattggcttggccTCGTTCCTGTCACCACTGGAACCATCTTGCGTCCTACACCCCCTATTGCGTCCTACACCTCCTCTTGCGTCCTACACCCCCTCTTGCCTCTCCTGTTCCAACTAGCGTCCCCTCTCCCACCAGCGTCCCCCTCCCACCAGCGCCCCCTCCCAGCGTGTGCTAGGCTCCTCACGAACCTTGGCGTAGAAGCTAAGCACATAAGCTATGTTTTAGCGGAGGCTGGGAGCAGATCTCAGATGCTGGGGATGCTCAGGACTCAGCCTCCTAgccttctctccctcttcctcctgctTCCCCTCTAACCAGGATTTACCAACAGGAGATAATGCAATTGCAACAGCAAGAATGACAaaaggaagagattcagtgacaacaacaacagcactagTGACAGAACTAGTGTCACTAACACCAGCAATAACAGCAAGCCAGCAACACCATTAgcctcagcagcagcaacagcagcagcagcagcagcagcagcagcagcagcaacagcagcagcaacagcagcagcaacagcagcagcagcaacaacagcagcagcaacaacaacagcagcagcagcaacagcaacaacagcagcagcagcaacaacagcagcagcagcaacaacagcagcagcagcagcaacaacagcagcagcagcagcagcaacaacagcagcagcagcaacaacaacagcagcagcaacagcaacaacagcagcagcagcaacaacagcagcagcagcaacaacagcagcagcagcaacaacagcagcagcagcaacagcaacaacagcagcagcagcagcaacaacagcagcagcagcagcagcagcagcagcagcagcagcaacaacagcagcagcagcaacaacaacaacaacaacaacaacaacaacagcagcagcagcagcaacaacaacaacagcagcagcagcagcagcagcagcagcagcagcagctgtgggagACGTGGGCAAGCCATTCAGTAACTTAGATGACCTGCGCCACACAACATTCACacagttgtctctctctctctcctcaggcCAGGGTGTCGTGCCTGCCTCCCCCCGCGCCTCTCAGACCACGACACATCCTCACAACATTACAGGCCGCCACCAGAGACGGGGGAAGGATGCGAACCACGACCACGGCTGTGGACAAGGACGTGTGAGAGCGTACGAGCGGGTGTGTGACTGGCAAAAGGGGCCACTGGTCGCGCCCTGATCAATATTGGTGGTGGGTAGAGAGACGCAAACCGCCACCTCCTCTTTACCCCTCTGCCACCTCTTCCCGCCTCTTCCTCTGCCTTCTTTACTGCCTCTTTTATTCCCTCACGTGGGCCGTATGGTTCTCACGCGTCGTGGCTCTCACTTTCCCCGAGTCGAGTCCCGGTTCGACTTCCCTGTTCAGAGTGCGATGTGGTCGAACCCTCTCCCCCCTGTCACCCCTTGTACACAGTTGACATAACTCCAGCTTTCTCGTACACCATTCCATGTCGACACTAATGTTACCTATTAACTGAATGTTTCGTATGTCGCTCGTTCTTCTAGTGTATCCGAAATCCGCATTTAGTATTTATTAACTTATTGAGGTCCATCTGGATttatgcagctgccctagactagatGAAGGAGAGTATAGTGTGTCAGAGAgctagctagctacgtgatgctaaaaaatccccatcatacaggatggttagtcatacagaggcatgtgataagcggtctgcactggcagactccggatgcattttgaggatatcaacaacacaagattgaataaggtagcagtggtaatacaagtccccatctcgcaggatggttagtcatacagagccatgtgtttaatagcctgcactggcaaattttgggtacactgtgagcatatcttcaagaatatgagtgtgaataaagtaattgcaaagctccaggttcaTCATGCTAACTGGTCTGAaatgtctaataactgggcattcagtgatgtagtgcgggagatcatgccgtagttcctgctcacagagtttgcaactggggtgctcaggattgggagacccgtcacctgcagccacctgccacaggtaacggtaacccaacctgatcctggcaaccactgtgtcgcacagtctagtggacgttttgtgctgtccatagatgtaggtttcagatctgaacaaatcatagctttttatactagtactttcaggtcgttgggagtcagtaatttctttcctattaaATCTGAGTGTttagaccaatacagttttgacagcagagatggggatacctagatctaattcaacttcatccttgttacacgctaattttgaCAGCAGAAACAAATCATAGTTCTACGATCTAATAATCTACGGATATCGCACGCCATATTTGATTACAAGCTAATACCAATCTCCTACCATCActgtatatatttactatattataTTGTTTACACAGCAGACGTACACGACCCTGATGCCATGTAGGTTTGAAACGTTGAGTAAGTTTATAATAAGTGAAATACATTCTATAGTTAAATACTCTCTTAGTTTACCTAGAACAAAGATGACATTTGGAAAACTCCACTTCCAAGcaagggggtctggtagctgagtggacagcgcgcaggactcgtaattctgtggcccagcTTCgactcccggaccaggcagaaacaaatgggcaaaagtttctttcaccctgaaggcccctgttacttagcattaaataggtacctgggagttagacagctgttacggagctgcttcttgtgtgtgtgtgtgtgtgtgtgtgtgtgtgtgtgtgtgtgtgtgtgtgtgtgtgtgtgtgtgtgtgtgtggaaaaaatacaCTAGTAgtaagtaacagttgattgacagttgagaggcgggccgaaagagcagagctcaacccccgcaagcacaactaggtgaatacactcacacacacacacacacacacacacacacacacacacacacacacacacacacacacacacacacacacacacacacacacacacacgtgccagaaaatgtctctcctactttgacaggatAAAAGATAGTTGCTacagaaactagtgtgttattaagcccttaaccactgaaggtgattaagatgcttttacaagctcaggttataggtaCATCATATATACTATTACATTGTATAACTGAAGCATTATATAGTCAACCTGGGGAACAAGGCCAGTATAGCATCACGTGCTTCAGCATTCAGATAGTATTTACAGCATACCTCAACCCTAGGGTGCAAAGTCAGTTGCACCCTTTGAGTTGCAATTGCAAGCATCCTTGCACTATCAAGGTGCAAGGATGGCTATCCTTCTTCTTGATGGTGCAAGGATGGCTATCCTTCTTGATGGTGCAAGGATGGCTATCCTTCTTCTTGATGGTGCAAGGATGGCTATCCTTCTTCTTGATAGTGCAAGGATGGCTATCCTCCTTCTTGATAGTGCAAGGATGGCTATCCTTCTTCTTGATGTTGCAAGGATGGCTATCCTTCTTCTTGATGTTGCAAGGATGGCTATCCTTCTTCTTGATGTTGCAAGGATGGCTATCCTTCTTCTTGATGTTGCAAGGATGGCTATCCTTCTTCTTGATGGTGCAAGGATGGCTATCCTTCTTCTTGATGGTGCAAGGATGGCTATCCTTCTTCTTGATGTTGCAAGGATGGCTATCCTTCTTCTTGATGGTGCAAGGATGGCTATCCTTCTTCTTGATGTTGCAAGGATGGCTATCCTTCTTCTTGATGTTGCAAGGATGGCTATCCTTCTTCTTGATGGTGCAAGGATGGCTATCCTTCTTCTTGATGTTGCAAGGATGGCTATCCTTCTTCTTGATGGTGCAAGGATGGCTATCCTTCTTCTTGATGTTGCAAGGATGGCTATCCTTCTTCTTGATGTTGCAAGGATGGCTATCCTTCTTCTTGATGGTGCAAGGATGGCTATCCTTCTTCTTGATGTTGCAAGGATGGCTATCCTTCTTCTTGATGGTGCAAGGATGGCTATCCTTCTTCTTGATGGTGCAAGGATGGCTATCCTCCTTCTTGATAGTGCAAGGATGGCTATCCTTCTTCTTGATGTTGCAAGGATGGCTATCCTTCTTCTTGATGTTGCAAGGATGGCTATCCTTCTTCTTGATGTTGCAAGGATGGCTATCCTTCTTGATGTTGCAAGGATGGCTATCCTTCTTCTTGATGGTGCAAGGATGGCTATCCTTCTTCTTGATGTTGCAAGGATAGCTATCCT
The sequence above is drawn from the Procambarus clarkii isolate CNS0578487 chromosome 49, FALCON_Pclarkii_2.0, whole genome shotgun sequence genome and encodes:
- the LOC138351413 gene encoding adhesive plaque matrix protein-like → MGDLGEASAWELNAEEAQEACNTESFRALDTIYVRPILEYAAPAWRSYLLNPRTTLEKIQRYATRLDPELRGMSYEERLRELRLTSLCEKDSHLCTIKKEDSHPCTIKKKDSHPCNIKKKDSYPCNIKKKDSHPCTIKKKDSHPCNIKKDSHPCNIKKKDSHPCNIKKKDSHPCNIKKKDSHPCTIKKEDSHPCTIKKKDSHPCTIKKKDSHPCNIKKKDSHPCTIKKKDSHPCNIKKKDSHPCNIKKKDSHPCTIKKKDSHPCNIKKKDSHPCTIKKKDSHPCNIKKKDSHPCNIKKKDSHPCTIKKKDSHPCNIKKKDSHPCTIKKKDSHPCTIKKKDSHPCNIKKKDSHPCNIKKKDSHPCNIKKKDSHPCNIKKKDSHPCTIKKEDSHPCTIKKKDSHPCTIKKKDSHPCTIKKDSHPCTIKKKDSHPCTLIVQGCLQLQLKGCN